From the genome of Streptomyces sp. NBC_00659, one region includes:
- a CDS encoding DUF4153 domain-containing protein: MRSSSERVARVDGQPRSQASRSPQARTGKTAPSAAPELWSPELWATSPAPVRTPTLWAVLATGLLSMLLLDGGLAVNLLLVAIPTALAAYFAGRDAGRRTRAWSVVWGVGGIGLLAVPALRDADWPSFLAVVTAIGLGSLALNGGRTWPAVLLGPVGVVNSVVTGVAWGWRGLRERFGGARRGVGVGLRAFVVSAVLLLVFGALFAGADAAFADLLGDLVPDTSVTGGPWRVVLLVSGLVVALSVAHTAAAPVRLDRVVVRPGRPRNRVEWALPLIVLTVLFAAFNAVQLVVLFGGYDAVLKKTGQTYAEYARQGFWQLLFVTLLTLLVVVFALRWAPRDGAGDRKLVRGVLGTLCGLALVVVASAVRRMDMYVEAYGLTRLRISVLAGELWLGLVIVLIMAAGVWGARWLPRAVAASAAAGVLAFGLMSPDSLIAERNVQRYEDTGNFDVLYARDLSADAVPALDKLKEPMRSCVLRPIADELDQDDAPWYATSWGEARARDILRDHPPAKSISESECDSLTEFPEYR, from the coding sequence ATGAGGTCCTCGTCCGAGCGGGTGGCCAGGGTCGACGGCCAGCCGCGTTCCCAGGCCTCCCGATCGCCGCAGGCGAGGACCGGCAAGACGGCTCCGTCGGCCGCCCCCGAACTGTGGTCACCGGAGTTGTGGGCCACGTCGCCCGCCCCGGTGCGTACGCCCACGCTGTGGGCCGTGCTCGCGACCGGCCTGCTGAGCATGCTGCTCCTCGACGGCGGTCTGGCGGTCAACCTTCTGCTGGTCGCGATCCCCACAGCACTCGCCGCGTACTTCGCGGGCCGGGACGCGGGGCGCCGCACGCGCGCGTGGAGCGTGGTCTGGGGCGTCGGCGGCATCGGTCTGCTGGCCGTGCCCGCTCTGCGGGACGCGGACTGGCCGTCGTTCCTGGCCGTCGTGACGGCGATCGGGCTCGGCTCGCTCGCGCTGAACGGCGGCCGCACCTGGCCCGCGGTTCTGCTCGGACCCGTCGGCGTGGTCAACTCGGTGGTCACCGGTGTCGCCTGGGGCTGGCGCGGGCTGCGGGAACGATTCGGCGGAGCCCGTCGGGGAGTGGGTGTCGGGCTGCGCGCGTTCGTGGTGAGCGCCGTCCTGCTGCTCGTCTTCGGGGCGTTGTTCGCCGGAGCCGACGCCGCCTTCGCCGATCTGCTCGGCGACCTGGTGCCGGACACCTCGGTCACCGGTGGACCCTGGCGCGTGGTGCTTCTGGTGTCGGGCCTGGTCGTGGCACTGTCCGTGGCCCACACGGCGGCCGCACCGGTGCGACTGGACCGGGTCGTGGTGCGACCCGGTCGCCCGCGCAACCGTGTCGAGTGGGCCCTCCCGCTGATCGTGCTCACGGTGCTCTTCGCGGCCTTCAACGCGGTCCAGCTCGTCGTGCTCTTCGGCGGTTATGACGCGGTGCTGAAGAAGACCGGCCAGACGTACGCCGAATACGCGCGCCAGGGTTTCTGGCAGCTGCTGTTCGTCACGCTGCTGACCCTGCTCGTCGTGGTGTTCGCGCTGCGCTGGGCACCGCGGGACGGCGCCGGCGACCGGAAGCTGGTGCGCGGTGTGCTGGGAACTCTGTGCGGCCTGGCGCTCGTTGTCGTGGCATCCGCTGTGCGGCGTATGGACATGTATGTGGAGGCTTATGGGCTGACGCGGCTGAGGATCTCGGTGCTGGCCGGAGAGCTGTGGCTGGGCCTGGTCATCGTGCTCATCATGGCGGCCGGTGTGTGGGGCGCCCGCTGGCTGCCCCGCGCCGTCGCGGCCAGTGCGGCGGCCGGCGTCCTCGCGTTCGGGCTGATGTCGCCCGACAGCCTGATCGCCGAGAGGAACGTCCAGCGGTACGAGGACACGGGCAACTTCGACGTCCTGTACGCCCGCGATCTGTCGGCCGACGCCGTACCCGCCCTCGACAAGCTCAAGGAGCCGATGCGTTCCTGCGTGCTGAGACCGATCGCCGACGAACTGGACCAGGACGACGCGCCCTGGTATGCGACCAGTTGGGGTGAGGCCCGGGCCCGGGACATCCTCCGGGACCACCCGCCCGCCAAGTCCATCAGCGAGAGCGAGTGCGACTCGTTGACGGAGTTCCCCGAGTACCGCTGA
- a CDS encoding DUF4192 domain-containing protein, whose amino-acid sequence MTNHDESAGTSGDKNISPEVHDGTAIPGGLRHGGGGGRARDNRHAGGVSLPGGEHQVTLRTPAELADALPYLLGYRPDDSIVLVALHDRERRGRFGGRARLGIPAHAEDWPSASDQLAQGLVKGGERRGARPESMVAYLCQEPGNGESGRDVMERLRPLAQLLRTACGRLDVPVIEALCISDGRFWTYTCPGQGCCPAEGTSMGLPGTSVLAAAATYAGLQVRGSLKDLTARFLPWESTAALGQEVALDTASMALVPRILEERSRAEVAEEALALARRIKDRFVAAFPVSGTRPSDLRDDGLLENDEAATLILGLQDRTTRDRAAQWMEGDEAAPALRLWRALARRCVGPYREHAAAPLTLAGWVAWSMGDELEAREALAMALGADPDYLFARLLHQACNEGLDPESVRRCLRAERTDHGPTGTERPIDSGRPLPEDGLTVPGSAREPAGPKTTGSHAPDTPPPAPGARRRRRPRPAAIGGGRPGRRGPGTSNNQGCRPEGGASPAGDRPRRAADRADGRPRRRGDSERHGAGEDS is encoded by the coding sequence ATGACGAATCACGACGAATCGGCCGGTACGTCCGGCGACAAGAACATCAGCCCGGAAGTCCACGACGGTACGGCCATTCCCGGCGGGCTGCGCCATGGTGGCGGCGGGGGCCGTGCCCGCGACAACCGACACGCGGGCGGTGTGAGCCTCCCGGGCGGGGAGCATCAGGTGACTCTCCGTACCCCGGCAGAGCTGGCCGACGCGCTGCCCTATCTCCTCGGGTACCGCCCCGACGACAGCATCGTGCTGGTCGCCCTGCACGACCGGGAGCGGCGGGGCCGGTTCGGCGGCCGGGCCCGACTCGGTATCCCGGCCCACGCCGAGGACTGGCCGTCCGCCTCCGATCAGCTCGCCCAGGGACTGGTGAAAGGGGGCGAGCGCCGAGGCGCCCGCCCCGAGAGCATGGTGGCGTATCTGTGCCAGGAACCCGGGAACGGTGAATCGGGACGGGACGTGATGGAACGACTGCGCCCGCTCGCACAGCTGCTGCGGACGGCCTGCGGACGTCTCGACGTTCCGGTGATCGAGGCACTGTGCATCTCCGACGGCCGTTTCTGGACCTACACCTGCCCAGGTCAGGGATGCTGCCCGGCGGAAGGCACCTCGATGGGGCTGCCGGGCACGTCCGTCCTCGCCGCTGCCGCGACGTACGCGGGCCTTCAGGTGCGCGGATCCCTGAAGGACCTGACAGCCAGGTTTCTTCCCTGGGAGTCCACCGCCGCGCTGGGCCAGGAGGTGGCGCTGGACACGGCCAGCATGGCTCTCGTACCGAGGATCTTGGAGGAGCGCAGCCGAGCCGAGGTGGCCGAGGAGGCCCTCGCGCTGGCCCGGCGGATCAAGGACCGGTTCGTGGCAGCCTTCCCCGTGTCGGGAACGCGTCCGTCGGACCTGCGCGACGACGGACTCCTGGAGAACGACGAGGCCGCCACGCTGATTCTCGGCCTGCAGGACCGCACCACCCGTGACCGCGCCGCGCAGTGGATGGAGGGCGACGAGGCCGCCCCGGCGCTGCGCCTGTGGCGGGCACTGGCCCGTCGCTGCGTCGGCCCCTACCGCGAGCACGCGGCGGCACCCCTCACCCTCGCGGGATGGGTCGCCTGGTCCATGGGCGACGAACTGGAGGCACGGGAAGCGCTCGCCATGGCGCTCGGCGCCGATCCCGACTATCTGTTCGCCCGCCTTCTCCACCAGGCATGCAACGAAGGACTGGATCCGGAATCCGTCCGGCGCTGTCTGCGCGCCGAGCGCACGGACCACGGCCCGACCGGCACGGAGCGGCCGATCGACTCCGGCAGGCCACTGCCGGAGGACGGCCTGACGGTGCCCGGTTCCGCCCGGGAACCGGCCGGCCCGAAGACGACCGGCTCCCACGCGCCGGACACCCCGCCCCCGGCGCCCGGCGCCCGGCGTCGCCGCAGGCCCCGACCGGCCGCGATCGGCGGCGGCCGACCGGGCCGTCGAGGTCCCGGGACCTCGAACAACCAAGGGTGCCGCCCGGAGGGCGGTGCCTCACCGGCCGGGGACCGGCCACGGCGAGCGGCGGACCGGGCGGACGGCCGGCCGCGCAGGCGGGGCGACAGCGAGCGGCATGGTGCCGGGGAGGACTCGTGA
- a CDS encoding YdbC family protein: protein MLVKWIRCTVVDRRGFERGQRKWAGLLGEPGFRGQGGGWSAGRSGVAHIFSFWESRAFYDSFMARSHDRLAASQSGTFKDSQVKLFDYRFDVKTGFEPRFTDSDVVRVAHCRVHEERAEHFALMQEKVWNPAMAGSPGMIRGMFGEAPGSEFLVLSMWRSAAEHGKYRAERLERLALRAQLDADIAALAGDVVQLEPGWIV, encoded by the coding sequence GTGCTGGTCAAGTGGATTCGCTGCACCGTGGTCGACCGCCGCGGTTTCGAACGGGGGCAGCGAAAGTGGGCGGGGCTTCTGGGAGAGCCGGGATTCCGGGGACAGGGGGGAGGGTGGAGCGCGGGGCGGTCCGGCGTCGCTCACATCTTCTCCTTCTGGGAGAGCCGCGCCTTCTACGACTCCTTCATGGCCCGGTCCCATGACCGGCTCGCCGCATCGCAGTCGGGCACTTTCAAGGACTCCCAGGTCAAGCTGTTCGACTACCGCTTCGACGTGAAGACGGGCTTCGAGCCGCGCTTCACGGACTCGGACGTGGTCCGGGTCGCGCACTGCCGTGTCCACGAGGAGCGCGCGGAGCACTTCGCGCTCATGCAGGAGAAGGTCTGGAACCCCGCGATGGCCGGTTCGCCCGGCATGATCCGGGGCATGTTCGGCGAGGCGCCCGGCAGCGAGTTCCTGGTCCTGTCCATGTGGCGGTCGGCCGCCGAGCACGGCAAATACCGCGCCGAGCGGCTGGAGAGGCTCGCGCTGCGCGCCCAGCTGGACGCCGACATAGCTGCTCTCGCGGGGGACGTCGTACAGCTGGAACCCGGCTGGATCGTCTGA
- a CDS encoding RecQ family ATP-dependent DNA helicase, which yields MTNEDPRPTPVPDNAHDASRESLRATADAVLARLVGARAGEARLREDQWRAIEALVADKRRALVVQRTGWGKSAVYFVATALLREAGAGPTVIVSPLLALMRNQVEAAARAGIRARTINSSNTEEWETIQAEVAASEVDVLLVSPERLNNPDFRDQVLPKLAAATGLLVVDEAHCISDWGHDFRPDYRRLRTMLADLPPDTPVLATTATANARVTADVAEQLGTGVSTDALVLRGPLDRESLSLAVLRLPDAAHRMAWLAEHLNDLPGSGIIYTLTVAAAEEVTAFLRQSGYTVASYTGKTENADRQQAEEDLLANRVKALVATSALGMGFDKPDLGFVVHLGSPSSPIAYYQQVGRAGRGVEHAEVLLLPGKEDQAIWEYFASIAFPPEEQVRRTLDVLARAERPLSLPALEPLVELRRSRLETMLKVLDVDGAVHRVKGGWISTGMPWTYDTERYAWVAKQRAAEQQAMRDYVSTTGCRMEFLRRQLDDEGAAPCGRCDNCAGGRFQASVSAAALDAANGELDRAGVEVEPRKMWPTGLAAVGVELKGRIPAGEQAAPGRALGRLSDIGWGNRLRPMLTPQAPDGPIPDDVAQAVVGVLADWAKGPGGWASGQTDAQPRPVGVVTIASRSRPQLIHSLGSRIAEIGRLPLLGSVEYVGEAAQISRSNSAQRLKALDGALTVPPRLADALREAQGPVLLVDDATDTGWTLAVASRMLRRAGAEAVLPLVLAVQA from the coding sequence ATGACCAACGAAGACCCGCGACCCACACCAGTCCCCGACAACGCACACGACGCCTCCCGCGAAAGCCTCCGCGCCACGGCCGACGCCGTCCTTGCCCGCCTGGTCGGCGCGCGGGCGGGGGAGGCACGGCTGCGCGAGGACCAGTGGCGCGCGATCGAGGCGCTGGTGGCCGACAAGCGCAGAGCGCTGGTCGTGCAGCGCACCGGCTGGGGCAAGTCCGCGGTGTACTTCGTCGCGACCGCGCTGCTGCGCGAGGCGGGTGCCGGGCCGACGGTGATCGTCTCACCGCTTCTCGCGCTGATGCGCAACCAGGTGGAGGCGGCGGCCCGCGCCGGAATCCGCGCACGGACGATCAACTCCTCCAACACGGAGGAGTGGGAGACCATCCAGGCCGAGGTGGCGGCGAGCGAGGTCGACGTCCTCCTGGTGAGCCCGGAAAGGCTGAACAACCCCGACTTCCGCGACCAGGTGCTGCCCAAACTGGCCGCGGCCACCGGTCTGCTGGTGGTCGACGAGGCGCACTGCATCTCCGACTGGGGCCACGATTTCCGGCCGGACTACCGTCGCCTGCGCACCATGCTCGCCGACCTCCCGCCCGACACCCCGGTACTGGCCACGACCGCGACGGCCAACGCGCGCGTGACGGCCGATGTCGCGGAGCAGCTGGGCACCGGTGTGAGCACCGACGCTCTGGTTCTGCGCGGCCCCCTGGACCGAGAGAGCCTGAGTCTCGCCGTGCTGCGGCTGCCGGACGCCGCGCACCGGATGGCCTGGCTCGCCGAGCACCTGAACGACCTGCCGGGCTCGGGAATCATCTACACGCTGACCGTGGCCGCGGCCGAGGAGGTCACCGCGTTCCTGCGCCAGAGCGGGTACACCGTGGCGTCGTACACCGGGAAGACCGAGAACGCCGACCGCCAGCAGGCCGAGGAGGACCTGCTCGCCAATCGCGTCAAGGCGCTGGTCGCCACGTCGGCGCTGGGCATGGGCTTCGACAAACCCGACCTGGGCTTCGTGGTGCACCTGGGCTCCCCCTCCTCCCCGATCGCCTACTACCAGCAGGTGGGACGCGCGGGCCGTGGTGTGGAGCACGCGGAGGTGCTGCTTCTGCCGGGCAAGGAGGACCAGGCGATCTGGGAGTACTTCGCCTCGATCGCCTTCCCCCCGGAGGAGCAGGTGCGACGCACTCTGGACGTACTGGCCCGGGCCGAGCGCCCGCTCTCCCTGCCCGCGCTGGAACCACTGGTCGAGCTGCGCAGGTCCCGCCTGGAGACCATGCTCAAGGTTCTCGACGTGGACGGGGCCGTGCACCGGGTCAAGGGCGGCTGGATCTCCACGGGCATGCCCTGGACGTACGACACGGAGCGCTACGCCTGGGTGGCCAAACAGCGGGCGGCTGAACAGCAGGCGATGCGGGACTACGTGTCGACGACCGGCTGCCGCATGGAGTTCCTCCGGCGGCAGCTGGACGACGAGGGCGCCGCGCCGTGCGGGCGCTGCGACAACTGTGCCGGCGGGCGGTTCCAGGCATCCGTGTCCGCCGCCGCGCTGGACGCGGCGAACGGCGAGCTGGACCGCGCGGGCGTCGAGGTCGAGCCCCGGAAGATGTGGCCGACCGGGCTGGCCGCGGTCGGCGTCGAGCTGAAGGGCCGCATCCCGGCCGGCGAACAAGCCGCTCCGGGGCGTGCCCTGGGACGGCTCTCGGACATCGGCTGGGGCAACCGGCTGCGGCCGATGCTCACCCCGCAGGCCCCGGACGGGCCCATTCCGGACGATGTCGCCCAAGCCGTGGTCGGCGTCCTGGCCGACTGGGCGAAGGGCCCCGGCGGCTGGGCCTCGGGGCAGACCGACGCCCAGCCACGCCCGGTCGGCGTGGTGACCATCGCCTCGCGCTCGCGGCCGCAGCTGATCCACTCGCTCGGGTCGCGGATCGCGGAGATCGGCCGACTGCCGCTGCTGGGCTCCGTGGAGTACGTCGGCGAGGCGGCCCAGATCTCCCGGAGCAACAGCGCACAGCGACTGAAGGCGCTGGACGGGGCCCTGACCGTGCCACCGCGGCTGGCCGACGCCCTGAGAGAAGCGCAGGGTCCGGTCCTGCTGGTGGACGATGCCACGGACACGGGCTGGACGCTGGCGGTGGCATCGCGGATGCTACGCAGAGCGGGTGCCGAGGCAGTGTTGCCGCTGGTCCTCGCCGTACAGGCGTGA
- a CDS encoding TetR/AcrR family transcriptional regulator, with protein sequence MATSRWTAAPAQAPPSRRRGAVLERAILEAALEQLGAVGWNGLTMEGVAAAAQTGKAAVYRRWPSKVDLVADALQAGLPDLTRAPDLGSVREDLLQVCRRVREAMFSPPGIALRSVLHECDVRQAERFNRVIRGGVVEPTLHLLREVVQRGIERGEVRPDAANSYVFDAVPAMMMYRSKVCASEWSELDLQEMIDQMMVPLLCVRVA encoded by the coding sequence ATGGCTACTTCGCGTTGGACGGCCGCCCCCGCTCAGGCGCCACCCTCGCGCCGGCGCGGCGCCGTGCTCGAGCGCGCGATCCTGGAAGCCGCGCTGGAACAGCTCGGCGCGGTCGGCTGGAACGGCCTCACCATGGAGGGGGTGGCCGCCGCTGCGCAGACCGGCAAGGCCGCGGTCTACCGTCGCTGGCCCTCGAAGGTGGACCTGGTCGCGGACGCGCTCCAGGCCGGACTGCCGGATCTGACTCGGGCTCCCGACCTCGGCAGTGTCCGGGAGGACCTGCTGCAGGTGTGCCGGAGGGTACGTGAGGCGATGTTCTCACCGCCGGGAATCGCACTTCGCTCTGTGCTTCACGAATGCGATGTGAGGCAGGCCGAGCGCTTCAACCGAGTCATCCGCGGCGGGGTCGTCGAGCCCACCCTGCACCTGCTCCGCGAGGTCGTCCAGCGCGGGATCGAACGGGGAGAGGTGCGTCCCGACGCAGCGAACTCGTACGTCTTCGACGCCGTCCCGGCGATGATGATGTACCGCTCCAAGGTGTGCGCGAGCGAATGGAGCGAGCTGGATCTCCAGGAGATGATCGACCAGATGATGGTCCCGCTGCTGTGTGTACGCGTCGCCTGA
- a CDS encoding ribonuclease HII encodes MPYEPPTHTVERSLRATTGAKVIAGVDEVGRGAWAGPVTVCAAVTGLRRPPEGLTDSKLLTVKRRTALAVELEKWVTAYALGHASPEEIDRLGMTAALRLAAVRALDALPVRPDAVILDGKHDYLGAPWKVRTVIKGDQSCIAVAAASVIAKVRRDKMMAELGVDHADFGFAANAGYPAPVHKAALEERGPTPYHRLSWAYLDALPQWRHLKKARSLADGRVPEIEGQLGFDF; translated from the coding sequence ATGCCGTACGAACCCCCCACTCATACCGTCGAGCGCTCCCTCCGCGCCACGACCGGAGCGAAGGTCATCGCCGGTGTCGACGAGGTGGGGCGCGGTGCCTGGGCGGGCCCTGTCACCGTCTGCGCCGCCGTCACCGGACTGCGCCGCCCGCCCGAAGGGCTCACCGACTCCAAGCTCCTGACCGTCAAGCGCAGGACCGCGCTCGCCGTGGAGTTGGAGAAATGGGTGACGGCGTACGCTCTCGGGCACGCCTCCCCGGAGGAGATCGACCGGCTGGGCATGACGGCCGCCCTGCGCCTCGCGGCCGTACGCGCCCTGGATGCCTTGCCGGTCCGCCCCGACGCGGTCATTCTCGACGGGAAGCACGACTATCTCGGCGCTCCCTGGAAGGTCCGTACGGTGATCAAGGGCGACCAGTCCTGCATCGCCGTCGCGGCGGCCTCGGTGATCGCCAAGGTGCGGCGCGACAAAATGATGGCCGAACTGGGTGTCGACCATGCAGACTTCGGCTTTGCGGCCAACGCCGGGTACCCGGCGCCGGTCCACAAAGCCGCGCTGGAGGAGCGGGGCCCCACCCCGTACCACCGGTTGTCGTGGGCGTATCTTGATGCGCTGCCCCAGTGGCGGCACCTCAAGAAGGCCCGCAGCTTGGCGGACGGACGCGTTCCGGAGATCGAGGGCCAGCTCGGCTTCGATTTCTGA
- a CDS encoding MFS transporter — MTTSQLIKDSKPGAARREGHPGIALTVIAACQLMVVLDATIVNIALPHIQDALNFSTTDLTWVISSYTLTFGGLLLLGARAGDILGRRRVFMTGILLFTLASLLGGLAQEPWQLLAARALQGVGGAIASPTALALITTTFPEGPERNRAFAVFATVSAGGGAIGLLAGGMLTEWLDWRWVLFVNVPIGILIAVLAPMYINESQRHPGRFDIAGAVTSTAGMASLVYGFIRAAENGWRDSLAIGSFGAAVALLLAFGIIETRAREPITPLRMFADRNRSGTYLIMLSLAAAMFGMFFYIVLFVQNVLGYTPISAGVAFLPVTVAIAVGAGLSQRFLPVLGPKPFMVTGSSLVALGLGWLTFISPDDSYAGGVLGPMLLFGFGMGLNFVTLTVTAVSGVAQHEAGAASGLLNVTQQVGGSLGLSILTTVFGTASRDEAQKQVPKFLADGSAEQKAAFAKTQQLPAPWGHDVLAHGISTAFVPAVGMALLALTTATLVIKVRKSDLDALAGTAGPAAG, encoded by the coding sequence GTGACAACCTCTCAGTTGATTAAGGACAGCAAGCCGGGTGCGGCCCGCCGGGAGGGACATCCCGGCATCGCCCTCACCGTCATCGCGGCCTGCCAACTCATGGTGGTACTCGACGCGACGATTGTGAACATCGCACTCCCGCACATTCAAGACGCCCTCAATTTCAGCACCACCGACCTGACATGGGTGATCAGCTCCTACACCCTCACCTTCGGTGGCCTGCTGCTTCTCGGCGCACGGGCCGGCGACATCCTCGGCCGGCGCCGGGTCTTCATGACCGGCATCCTGCTGTTCACCCTGGCCTCGCTGCTCGGCGGACTCGCCCAGGAGCCCTGGCAGTTGCTGGCGGCGCGGGCCCTTCAGGGCGTGGGTGGCGCGATCGCCTCACCGACAGCGCTGGCCCTGATCACGACGACCTTCCCCGAGGGCCCGGAGCGGAACCGGGCGTTCGCCGTCTTCGCGACGGTCTCGGCCGGTGGCGGCGCCATCGGCCTGCTCGCCGGAGGCATGCTCACGGAGTGGCTCGACTGGCGATGGGTCCTGTTCGTCAACGTGCCCATCGGCATCCTGATCGCCGTTCTCGCGCCGATGTACATCAACGAGTCCCAGCGCCACCCGGGACGCTTCGACATCGCGGGCGCGGTCACTTCGACGGCCGGTATGGCGTCCCTGGTCTACGGCTTCATCCGCGCGGCGGAGAACGGCTGGCGGGACAGTCTCGCGATCGGGTCGTTCGGCGCGGCCGTGGCCCTGCTGCTGGCCTTCGGGATCATCGAGACGCGCGCGAGGGAACCCATCACCCCGCTGAGGATGTTCGCCGACCGCAACCGTTCGGGCACGTATCTGATCATGCTGAGCCTCGCCGCCGCGATGTTCGGCATGTTCTTCTACATCGTGCTCTTCGTGCAGAACGTGCTGGGGTACACCCCGATCTCGGCCGGTGTGGCCTTCCTCCCGGTGACGGTCGCGATCGCGGTCGGCGCGGGTCTGTCGCAGCGCTTCCTGCCGGTGCTCGGCCCCAAGCCGTTCATGGTCACCGGCTCGTCACTCGTCGCCCTCGGGCTCGGCTGGCTGACCTTCATCAGCCCCGACGACTCGTACGCCGGCGGAGTCCTCGGCCCGATGCTGCTGTTCGGCTTCGGCATGGGCCTGAACTTCGTGACGCTGACGGTCACCGCCGTCTCCGGTGTCGCCCAGCACGAGGCGGGGGCGGCCTCCGGTCTGCTCAACGTCACGCAGCAGGTGGGCGGTTCGCTCGGCCTCTCCATCCTCACCACGGTCTTCGGCACGGCCAGCCGCGACGAGGCGCAGAAGCAGGTACCGAAGTTCCTGGCGGACGGCTCGGCCGAGCAGAAGGCGGCGTTCGCCAAGACCCAGCAGCTGCCCGCCCCCTGGGGTCATGACGTGCTCGCCCACGGCATTTCGACCGCCTTCGTGCCGGCGGTGGGCATGGCTCTGCTGGCCCTGACCACCGCGACGCTGGTGATCAAGGTCAGGAAGAGCGACCTGGACGCTCTCGCCGGTACGGCGGGACCGGCCGCGGGCTGA
- a CDS encoding ADP-ribosylglycohydrolase family protein yields the protein MIADTSPDGRFERALASLRGIAVGDALGSQFFVPANYPLLKRRELPPQPWQWTDDTEMACSVVAVLATHYRIDQDALAHSFAHHHDFDRGYGPAVNRLLRLIREGGDWRELASALFKGQGSWGNGAAMRIAPLGAWYADDPEQATHQAEISAYPTHQHREAVVGAMAVAAAAALAADPAGPPSAEALLDGVIALVPRSAVGAGLRRARDMLDYGDAATVAAVLGCGRRTSAHDTVPFALWSAARALGDYEEGFWTTAQVGGDVDTTCSIVGGVVASGKAGVPPRAWLDATEALPEWLPGLPSGSGAGAA from the coding sequence ATGATCGCTGACACCTCTCCCGACGGGCGCTTCGAGCGCGCCCTCGCCAGCCTGCGCGGAATCGCGGTGGGAGACGCGCTGGGCTCGCAGTTCTTCGTGCCCGCGAACTACCCGCTGCTCAAGCGCCGAGAGCTGCCGCCCCAGCCCTGGCAGTGGACCGACGACACCGAGATGGCCTGCTCCGTGGTCGCCGTCCTGGCCACGCATTACCGCATCGACCAGGACGCGCTGGCGCACTCCTTCGCCCACCACCACGACTTCGACCGGGGCTACGGCCCGGCGGTCAACCGGCTGCTGCGGCTGATCCGGGAAGGCGGAGACTGGCGCGAGCTCGCGTCTGCCCTCTTCAAGGGGCAGGGCTCCTGGGGCAACGGCGCCGCGATGCGGATCGCCCCGCTGGGTGCCTGGTACGCCGACGATCCGGAGCAGGCGACCCACCAGGCGGAGATCTCCGCCTACCCGACGCACCAGCATCGCGAGGCCGTGGTCGGTGCCATGGCCGTCGCCGCGGCCGCCGCGCTGGCCGCCGACCCGGCGGGACCGCCGAGCGCCGAGGCCCTGCTGGACGGCGTCATCGCGCTCGTACCGCGCAGCGCCGTGGGGGCCGGCCTGAGGCGCGCCCGCGACATGCTCGACTACGGGGACGCCGCGACCGTGGCCGCCGTACTGGGCTGCGGACGGCGTACGTCCGCCCACGACACCGTGCCCTTCGCCCTGTGGTCCGCGGCCCGTGCCCTGGGTGACTACGAAGAGGGCTTCTGGACCACCGCCCAGGTCGGTGGCGACGTGGACACGACGTGCTCCATCGTGGGCGGCGTGGTCGCCTCCGGTAAGGCGGGAGTGCCCCCCAGGGCATGGCTGGACGCCACGGAGGCGCTGCCGGAATGGCTGCCCGGGCTCCCGTCCGGAAGTGGCGCAGGCGCCGCGTAG